Sequence from the Castanea sativa cultivar Marrone di Chiusa Pesio chromosome 12, ASM4071231v1 genome:
aaagtgactaaaaaacaaaaaacaggcATTGATCACCctttctaattattaaattaatacaGTAATGACTTAATACTTCCATAAACgtaatattatatgtttttagCTTTCTGAAATTAGGTACTGTTTCCTACGAATATTCAACATCACTTCTAGGTGGTTTCTTCGGAGTTGAACTGACACTTTGTCCTTTGTGTCTTGAATATCTTAATTTGaaaatcacaaattattttattataattttgtcgTGTTAAACCGTAAGTTAATCGTTAATCatcatttatacaaaataaCACATTTTCATGGCacagttataaaaaaaaaaaaaaaaaagaaggtgcCCTCGACTTTTGGGCTTTTCTTACGAGTCTAGAACAGTGTCTAGACTCTAGACGCGTCCACCATAGAAAACCCAGATGTCCAAAGCTGTTGGATTAGCCATTACCCCATTGACACGTGATTTGTGTCTTTTGTACTTTGTCTGCTAATTGAAACCTTTTTAATTGTCCACCAAGTCTTTAGCACTTTCGGTTTCAAAGTCAGGCTATCAGGGTTACAGTTACActttaacttttattattagttgGTTAAGATGGCAGTTGACAGTTGGATTTGTACGTGTTTTTCTGATACGTGTCATGTGCGGTGTGGGCTTTCCTGGGTTTTTGTCTGCCTTGGCTTTGTGTTTTGCCTTTTTCGTTGCTTTTTTAATTGAACATgagtttggtttgttttgaACTTGTTTTGAGTCTCTTTTGTTTTGCGTCTTTCGTGTTCGTTTCGTTAGaaatttttagtattattatttaaaataatgtgaaaattatgatttaaaaTGGGTTGTGAGAATATGTATTTTcagtatttatatttataaaataaaaatgttttggtaTTATGtttcaaataacatatttttgtgtgtgaaaaaaatataattgtgtgtttggtatgtgtgtgtgtgtttttttttaaattgacaaGCACagtacaaatttatattttttttatttgaggagAAAGAGAAGTCAGTTTATGTGTTGTCTAATCAAGTGAATCCCATAATTTTTAACATATTAACAAAAGTGTCATTGAGTAatgttatttgaaaattgaaaactggtAAGaagagttttctaaatttagtGTTTAAACACCTTAAAACGAGCAACTTAACTCAAACACTTTAGTTAAAAACACCCTTATTAAATGCATTGTTTTTTTTGGCCtacagtttttagtgtttaaacgcTGAAAACGGTTAATCAAACACCCTAACCAAACAGGCTCAGTGTTAGACACCAATAGGTTAGTTAAGTAGCTgcttgataatttgatatatatataaagtagagAACTGTGTGCCTCGAAATTTCTtgactctctctttctttccaaCCAATCTGTGGTTTCCTTCTAAACAATTGGAATGTCTTAATGGAAATATTAAAGAAGTCAGAAGTGATTCCACACAAATGTATATATAGAACTATTTTATACAACTTTAATTTGTactttttaagaatataattaCCTCCCATAGAACCGGACACTTGGTCCAAGTGGTACCTCCCTAGCCTAGGTACTAAGTTGAAGGGGAGAGGGGGGTTTGGGTAGCAGTAAAATCATTTCTAAccagtatatatataaagaatataaaatagaGTACAATAGATCAAACCACTTAAACTTGCAACAAGAAGCTGTACATTCAGACCTGCCTACAGAAACAACTCACAATACAAAACTATTAGCAGCACTACAAATAAACATACACACTAACAACCAACTAAGACTCAACAAAGGCTAATAAGATGGCCCTACAACTCTGTaggttttttctttcaaatagtCACcctcaattttctattttatctcATTCTTAATGCCTTTTGCCATTAGTCTTCAGTCATCAGAGAgtgtcaaaaaaattaacattgttTCTGTCTCCATAAATGATACACACCAGCAGCaattaattaacattttaattttttcccgCTCTAGATCAAACACATTTCCTTCCTAGCTGTTGACCCCAATTGATTACCTCATGCCAGTGGACACTCACTGCTGAAGACAATCCTATTGTTAAATTACCTACCTCTTACTTTGATACTacgttaaattaccgattgtcctgaaagtttaaactattgtgatatgataaatttaatcatttaaccacataaTTTTAACACCCATATATACCACCCTCTTCCAAATCCTACCAGAGAAAGAACATTCAAAGAATAAAGGGAAATGTTGACAAGCATCGTTTGATGTTTGTTAATtacaaaagaagacaaaaaaatttgtcaaaaaaaatcaataaagacACCAAATAGTAcctacaaaactgaaaaaatgacaaactgtaaaagaaaacaaaatttttgtcaaaaaaaagtaaaaaatattgtggttaACTAGCACCTTGCAGTGCCCATTAACACAACCCAAGAATAAATTCTCTCTTGTTTCACATTGATTCTTCGGAAAACACAATGAATCACCCTGCCAGCCTCATTTTGCTAATCTGACACAAGTAGAGTCTTTCTTGTATGGTTAATTAAAAACAAGGAAAGCATGCTTAGGCATAATAGCTTCATCCCAGACCAACTTGTACCAATTTACCTCAGCACACATATATCTAATAGCTTCCTAGGTAGATTTACAAGAAAAACAACCATTGGCTGTAGGGACCCAAACCAAGGTTTCTTCCTCACAAGTCTGAACAAGCTTGCAATCTTGATGGAAATCGTTTGATCAAGAGTTCTAGGGAGTCCCCAATGCTACTGCCCATCCACCAAGACACTAGATATCTTAGCAGAAGGATAACTACCTGTAGCGAAAATCGCCTGAACATCAAATTTAAAGTTAAGCACCCCTTAAGgatgccaattttcataccaaAGATGAATTTTGCTACTATCACAAACCCTTATTTGAAAAAACCTATTACAGTTCCCTGAGTTTCAGAATTTGGCTGCAACTCCAGGAACAATTCTGGGGTATATTAACCTCCCAGAGGTTTTGCCCTTTTAGGAGGTATTTATGAACCCAAGCCACCCATAAAGATCCTGCTTGAATTAGTAAATTCCAGATGTGACTTGTGACTGTAGATCTATTCCAGTCTCTAATTCTTTTTAACCCCAAACCTCCTTCAGATTTAGGCAAGCAAACTTGTTTCCAAGAAACCTTGGCCTTATGAACAGCTTGATCAAAACCACTTCACAAGTATGAATTAAAGAGCTTTTTCAATATCCTTAACTACCTTTACAGAGAGAATAAAGGAACTTGTCCAATAAACCTGAATCCTAAACAACACATTGAATAAGCTGTACTCAACctataaaattttctataatttaaagATGAAAAAGTTCTTAATCTCTAATTACCTTAATATGTGATAAACATAGAGATTAtaggaaaatatataattatttttttatgagcaaaatatgtaatctaatgataaatttgtcaaacaaattttattattgatttcaTATTGACAAAAATCATATTAGATACAACTTGAACCTAActcatattttaatattttttagatgcACCGAGAGCCACTCAATGACATAATCTACTTCTCCCATAAAAGAGAATTTGGATTCAAATTCGTTTTAAGGGGGGAAAACTTTCTTAGATGCATGCaccccaaataataataataataaaaaactggGTTAATTTTGGAGgtaatatttagtttttattacaTGTCATATTCTGTTATCCCATAAAAGAGAATCTAGATTCAAATATCTTATGAAGAAACgacaaaaaaaacttttttagatGCATGCCCCCATatgattaaaaattattttggtcaattttggaGGTagtaatattttagtttttattgcaTATCACATcctaaatttcattaaaataatgttaatgCTCTTGTTATCTTTTTCCACAAtcaattttgtctttatttaaTGAGGGCTTAATTTGTCTTCATGAAAGtctttacttgaaattagacaatctctctctctctctctctctctctctctctctctctctctctctctctctctctcatgttaaTGTCCCTCAAATGAAAAAACTCTTTGtagttattatattaaatttacatTGTCCAATGGTAGCTAAAGGTTGGATCTTAGTGCAATAATAAGTATTTTCGACCCAAATCGACATATTGTGGATTTGAGCATGAGAATTAGTGTCTTAAATGGTAAAGATACTTATTAATAACTTCTCTCGTATTGTCTTGTTAAAGATATTGGgctttatatttcttgtgtattGGCCCAAGGAATCCAATGATGTAACAAATCCATCCACATCTAACCCTAGACACTATTGCCACTTTATAAACCCTAATAAGGTCATTGTAATACACACCCTATTATGCTCGAGCAACATATTCATGTACTGATCCTTTCACAAAATTAGAAAACCTTGGAGTCCTCAATGTTGAAATTGTCCTTGCTTGTCATGTAAACTAGCTCCATTGTTCATGGTTTTCTAGATTTTAAACCTTGTTCCTCATGCATATGTTTACTGTTATTCCCATGAACCCCCACTAGTCAATTTCTAGCTCCATTGTTCATGATTTTCTAGATTTTAAACTCTGTTCCTCATGCATATGCTTACTGTTATTCCCATGAGCCCCCACTagtcaatttaaaatttaatctattTAGTTAGTGCCCTTTAATCAATCAAGTGGGAGTAATAATGAGAGAAATATTGATTAGGCTATGTTTAAACAATTCATTAAATTCTAATTCAGTTGGCGGAAGGAGTTAGATTGAGGCATAGTGGTATTaaggtgtgtttgtttggaggtgaaacagggtggatggaaaattttggagagCAAACATGAGGGAAAACTTTGTTGAAGTGTGTTTAGTTGAGTggggagaaaagaaaataaatggcGGGGCTGAGGTATTTTCTTCCCGAGTCCATTAAAatgttttctttcaaaaatagagagaaaactaagtAAGAGTGAATATTTTCTTGATTGACAAAATTGTCCAGTACACGTGCATACACACTTCTTCAAGttgcctttattttattttttcttctatgCTTTGGCTCatgttattatctttttttttgggcaacgttgcctctttttttattttattttatttttatatttctaggcctgtctttttctttttcttttttcatttttttttcttcttctgggCAGCaatgttgctttttttttttgttgccttttcttttttttttcttttattgattttctaGGGCCAGGgcatgatagtttttttttaactagacgtgacttttttttgggacatgatttttattttttactagaTTTGGATGATTGCTCTTTTTGTggttatttttcacttttttgttttaattggacatcattttttaacaaaggtatacgagtaaatttattcaaacctattttttccatccctccactttttcactcccaaccaaacaaataggagagaaaataaaatcttttctatcctcccacttttctatcttcctactattttctattctctcactttttcacttttccaaccaaacggaccctaacgTGGAGACAACAAATCTCCCATTCATTGTATATTAAGTTATTTCGATGTTAACTAAGAGCCTAACACTCTTTTAACACTAGCAAATGTCAGTGTCATCTGAATCAGCCTGATTGAAACCTTACAAAACCTCATTTGTCTGAAGTGTATAAAGTCAAGTCATAGCGTCTTTAAAATTATGGTCGAAAATGAAATTTGCTCCCCTTGTTTTCCTACTGTTTCTGTGTGTTGctctttttaaaaatgttatatttggAAAAGGACCTTTCTTTAACTCTATGAATCTAACGGAGCCCACTGAAACTAGTTATAATACATGTCACTTTATATATGGTTGGTTGCACTGAAATTGGTTTAAGGAGATTACTCCCCTAACAAATTTGAGTTGATAATTTGTGATTGGTGctattaaaagaaatattagtagtggatttatttgaaaataatattattttaatcacaaTTTGTTATGTCAGTAATTGTGataaattttgtcaaaatggttgtgtttttaaatttattatttttcccttaccaaaagaaaagaaaagaaaaaaacttaaatttaggtGAAAACGACCttgatttaaaaagaaaaaattgtgatagTCTAGTACTTTGTTAAACTAATTCATGATATTCAATTAATTCTTACAACCACGTGTAATGGTATATACCACCAACCTCCATTGAAATCTTAGCTTGAATATTTTCCTTACATGAGAGagggattaaaataaaatgtttaagaGAAGATTAGACAGTATtctaagcatgaattatattaGTATGTGAAAACAGAATAATTTAAGTTTGAGGTTGATTAACCAACTTAttgtaattagtttttttaaggATGGATAGAAGATTGAAGTTCAATTCTTATGGGGTAAGGTTTTTGTCAGGCGTGAATATTTTTAAACACGTGTTGTGTTGTgtctatgtcaaatttattgaGTATTAGATACAAGTCAGTCCTATTATTAAGAATGACCCTGGAAACAATAGAGGCACTATAACACATGGAACATGCATACAGAATTAGATTGATGAGACTTTTCAGTCTTTGTTATGAATTATACTcgacaaagaaatttttttttataagtttctAGCTATTTCCCGGTTAGttataatgataatgataaaaaagaagaagaagtaagtTTCGCATATACCCTATGGGTTTTGAATTCATCACTTAATTTTACTAGACTTGCGTTATTTGAATCAAAGCTTACCCATATAATGGAAAACATATAATTGTTAATTTGGCTAGTTTATTTgtacttaaaatataaattgaataaaaaatataattatatcaaataaaagaagttaaaaaaaattgtactaattAATTAAACCAAGCTGTAGCAGATAAAACCACACATGCAATAGTGACATTGAAAAGCACTATTGTGTGGTTATTAAACTCTGATTAGTAAATTGTAATTGTCTCCCATTCCCATCAGGGTAGTACTATTAATGATTAATATGGTCCAAGTTTAaccaaaaagaaacaagaaaaaataagcATCAAGTGCAGGAACATCGAGTTGATTGATAGTCATGCGCACCACCTGATACTGTGGGCCAATAAGATCTAATACAAATAGAAACGATGCCTATAAAAACAGCTTGCGAGCTACACTCCAACTCGCTAAGCTTCAGCTCTATCATCTGGGTCATCATCAATCTCTCATATAAGGTTCTCATAGTATAGTATAGTAGCTAGAGATTATTGGCCATTTGAGTTGCCCTAAGCTCATGACTAATAATCACTAACAATCCCCATTTAGTATTTCTTTTAGttctttgatttatttatttttacttttctgGTTTTGGACTTGCATTTTGCTTATTTGAAAATGGATTTAGTGTTTTTaacttttctcctttttcttagTTCTTTGATCTTTTGTTTTGGACTTGCATTTTACCTATTTGAAAAGTTGACGATGGTTTTCCTTTTCCCTTTTGGAATTATGTATTAATAGTTTGGGTTTTGTTGCAGGATTGGAGGTAATTATTAGTTTACAACACTGACCAGATCAGCcagcggtttttttttttttggattacaGGTACCTATCAAATTCATTCTGGGCTGTATTTTCTCAGATTGGTTAGATGACATAGGCATATATGGATTATGGACTTTTGAGCTTAGGTTTTCTGGCTCCTAGGCCCAAGGCTTTAATGGGCTTTAATTACATGAACTAATACCCACCAGGGCCACTACATTTCGGCCTAATTGATTtgcatcaaaaaacaaaattcaacaattaaTATTATAGTTCCTTTTAGTTTCttcctttcaatttttctatTGGTGATGATTAAGAGAAATTTTGGACACTTACACAGGCAATGGGATTGCAAAGATCACCTTCCAATAAACCAAACGTCCAACCTAAACCTATTccagaaacaaaaaatgaagagaacAAAGTCAATGGCTATTCTACTACAAATGAACCTATATTCTTGGATTCAAGTTATAATTCCTGGGTGGTAAGCTTCAATTGTGTAcgttattaaaattttactgtATACTTGAACTAGGCACAGTTTATATGACCTTGAAAGTTGTACTCCCtacactcaaaaaaaaaaaagaaaaagaaaaaaactcagtcttatatttaaataattaatttgtttttgtttttttggttgaatacAAAATATTAGGTGAAACACCCTTCTGCACTACGCTCATTTGATCGTATGATGAAAGCCATAAAAGGGAAGAGAATTGTCGTGTTTTTAGATTATGATGGGACCCTCTCTCCTATTGTAAATGACCCTGATCTCGCTATCATGTCTAAAGAGGTAAATAGCACTGTAAGAATTGAAacattacaatttacaagtCTACTTCTGCACTTCACTCTATGTGACATAGATTTATCTTATCctttactataatataaaaattacaagaCTAATTTTTACTCTTTATCTTATTCTTTaccataatataataattacaagaccaattttttactatttatcttATCCTTTACTATAATTAATAACAGATGCGTGAAGCAGTATGTGAAGTTGCAAAAAGATTTCCAACAGCCATTATTAGTGGAAGGTGCAGAGACAAGGTAGTAATCTAATCACTACAAATACTTTAATTGTTTGCCAATCTAATTGTGCACTCTTTGAGGTTTCTATAACTGTGTTTTTCTACTTGGATCTCTTTTGTTTAGGTAAAAGAATTTGTTCAGTTGAATGATGTTTATTATGCTGGGAGCCATGGGATGGATATAATGGCTCCACCAAGAGCAGCTAAGTCCAGTGATGGCAAGAACCATAACATAGCCCCTGACAAAAAGGtcagtcttttcttttttttttcttcttctacatACGCATTTCATGATTTTAGAAAGTGATAGGGTTCCCAAGGTAACACCATGATTAAGGGAATACTTGGAGTGGTAACATGATTAGCCCTTTCAACCAACATgttcaattttctaaaattttgtaacatttgatatgatgaaaaaaatttctatatcattttaatttgaatagtgtttaataaagtaataattattttattttttcctcgaATAACATGAAATTCCCATCTTTTAGGGAAGTGAAGTTCTCTTCCAACCCGCTAAGAAATTCTTGCCTGCAATTCAAAAGGTTAGCTAACTTTCTACGGTTATTTCTCCTAATCAATGAACCAACTGCAAAGAAGATTGATCACATCTAAGTAGATTTTATGCCATCGGGTAGTTTTCTATGCAATACATGTGTGTATATGCATGTTTGAGCGTGTCTATATTTTTTGTTACATAGAAATAATTACACACCATCAAATCGTTCAAACTAGTAGTGTATTAGATATTCTGTTAAAAACCATcccaagtttttattttttattttttcttttactttgcCAGACTAAGTTTCATATATAAGATCAATTTCTTCTGTTCCTGACAGATATACAGaattttagaggaaaaaacaaagacaataCAAGGTGCCAGGGTAGAGGATAATAGGTTCTGCATATCTGTACATTATCGGCAAGTGAGAGAAGAGGTAAAGATTCTTGGCTGTTATcctcataaatttatttttattttttaaagatcaCAAGAATTACCTATTAATTTACCTATT
This genomic interval carries:
- the LOC142619964 gene encoding putative trehalose-phosphate phosphatase D isoform X3: MGLQRSPSNKPNVQPKPIPETKNEENKVNGYSTTNEPIFLDSSYNSWVVSFNCVKHPSALRSFDRMMKAIKGKRIVVFLDYDGTLSPIVNDPDLAIMSKEMREAVCEVAKRFPTAIISGRCRDKVKEFVQLNDVYYAGSHGMDIMAPPRAAKSSDGKNHNIAPDKKIYRILEEKTKTIQGARVEDNRFCISVHYRQVREEDYGMLEETVKSVVETYQEFHVTEGKKVLEVRPSIEWNKGHALEYLLDTLGFSNSSTDVLPFYIGDDRSDEDAFKVIRSRGHGYPIIVSSIPKDTGALYSLQNPSEVLIFLKKLAR
- the LOC142619964 gene encoding putative trehalose-phosphate phosphatase D isoform X1 — protein: MGLQRSPSNKPNVQPKPIPETKNEENKVNGYSTTNEPIFLDSSYNSWVVSFNCVKHPSALRSFDRMMKAIKGKRIVVFLDYDGTLSPIVNDPDLAIMSKEMREAVCEVAKRFPTAIISGRCRDKVKEFVQLNDVYYAGSHGMDIMAPPRAAKSSDGKNHNIAPDKKGSEVLFQPAKKFLPAIQKIYRILEEKTKTIQGARVEDNRFCISVHYRQVREEDYGMLEETVKSVVETYQEFHVTEGKKVLEVRPSIEWNKGHALEYLLDTLGFSNSSTDVLPFYIGDDRSDEDAFKVIRSRGHGYPIIVSSIPKDTGALYSLQNPSEVLIFLKKLAR
- the LOC142619964 gene encoding putative trehalose-phosphate phosphatase D isoform X2, coding for MGLQRSPSNKPNVQPKPIPETKNEENKVNGYSTTNEPIFLDSSYNSWVVKHPSALRSFDRMMKAIKGKRIVVFLDYDGTLSPIVNDPDLAIMSKEMREAVCEVAKRFPTAIISGRCRDKVKEFVQLNDVYYAGSHGMDIMAPPRAAKSSDGKNHNIAPDKKGSEVLFQPAKKFLPAIQKIYRILEEKTKTIQGARVEDNRFCISVHYRQVREEDYGMLEETVKSVVETYQEFHVTEGKKVLEVRPSIEWNKGHALEYLLDTLGFSNSSTDVLPFYIGDDRSDEDAFKVIRSRGHGYPIIVSSIPKDTGALYSLQNPSEVLIFLKKLAR